Proteins from a genomic interval of Oncorhynchus clarkii lewisi isolate Uvic-CL-2024 chromosome 15, UVic_Ocla_1.0, whole genome shotgun sequence:
- the LOC139366668 gene encoding cerebellin-2-like: MVVPARCPGPCAMLALSLLMGYGVVRCVAGQNDTEPIVLEGKCLVVCDSNPSSDGGVTSSLGISVRSAGAKVAFSAVRGTNHEPSDMSNTSMTIYFDQALVNIGNHFDLKASVFQAPRRGIYSFGFHVVKVYNRQTIQVNLMQNDYPIISAFAGDQDVTREAASNGVLLQLEREDRVYLKLERGTLMGGWKYSTFSGFLVFPL; this comes from the exons ATGGTGGTGCCAGCCCGCTGCCCGGGACCCTGTGCCATGCTGGCGCTCAGCCTTCTCATGGGATACGGCGTGGTGCGCTGCGTCGCCGGTCAGAACGACACGGAGCCCATCGTACTGGAGGGGAAGTGTCTGGTGGTCTGCGACTCTAACCCGTCCTCGGACGGCGGGGTGACTTCATCGCTCGGGATATCCGTCCGGTCGGCTGGCGCCAAGGTAGCTTTCTCCGCGGTGCGCGGGACGAATCACGAGCCCTCCGACATGAGCAACACGTCCATGACCATCTACTTTGACCAG GCTTTAGTGAACATCGGCAACCATTTCGATCTGAAAGCGAGTGTCTTCCAGGCGCCAAGGAGGGGAATATACAGCTTCGGTTTTCATGTGGTCAAGGTCTACAACAGACAGACCATACAG GTCAACCTGATGCAGAACGACTACCCGATCATATCAGCTTTCGCCGGTGACCAGGACGTCACTCGGGAGGCGGCCAGCAACGGCGTTCTTCTGCAGTTGGAGCGCGAGGACCGGGTGTATCTGAAGCTGGAACGGGGCACGCTCATGGGCGGATGGAAATATTCCACGTTCTCAGGCTTCCTTGTCT